The ANME-2 cluster archaeon genome includes a region encoding these proteins:
- a CDS encoding FAD-binding protein, which produces MITHDLLIIGGGLAGMRAALEAGKNVDVAVISKVHPLRSHSGAAQGGIASVLDNSLQMGDSLESHIQDTIKGSDYLGDQDAIEILCREAPGDIRTLDRMGALFSRTDEGRIAQREFGGHSYARTCYASDKTGHILLQTLYEQMMKQKVKVYPEWHVVSLIIRENTCRGLVAYDMVRGDLQLFRAKAILFATGGYGRAYGITSNAHANTGDGLALAYRAGVPLQDMEFVQFHPTGLYRHGILITEGARGEGGYLINKDGERFMERYAPHNMELASRDVVSRAVQTEIDEGRGIDGSIHLDLRHLKKELIMSRLSQIHDIALSFSGIDCIIDPIPIQPTAHYSMGGIPTDADGRVPGTSGLFAAGECACVSVHGANRLGGNSMLETIVFGRRAGIKAAEYVKRTALQPIPADALPLVEHDINLMMDGKGEENAADIRAQLQSNMTQKCGIFRNIDGLTHMRQLIIALKERFNSIGFRDRGMTFNTELVEALELKNILDFSEVIVAGAIAREESRGAHSRTDFPMRDDEHWMKHTLAYRGEQGPVLDYKPVTMTRYSPQRRVY; this is translated from the coding sequence ATGATAACACACGACCTTCTTATCATAGGAGGCGGACTTGCCGGGATGCGGGCCGCCCTCGAAGCAGGAAAAAATGTGGATGTTGCCGTTATTTCCAAGGTGCACCCGTTACGTTCCCATTCGGGAGCTGCGCAGGGTGGAATAGCATCTGTGCTGGACAATTCACTCCAGATGGGGGATTCCCTAGAATCGCATATTCAGGACACTATCAAAGGCAGTGATTATCTTGGTGACCAGGATGCCATTGAAATACTCTGCAGGGAAGCACCCGGGGATATCAGGACACTGGACCGCATGGGCGCGTTATTCAGCAGGACAGACGAAGGCCGGATAGCTCAGAGGGAATTCGGTGGTCACAGTTATGCCAGGACATGTTATGCTTCCGACAAGACAGGCCATATACTGCTGCAGACCCTGTACGAGCAGATGATGAAGCAAAAAGTGAAAGTATATCCTGAATGGCATGTGGTCTCGCTTATTATCCGGGAAAATACATGCAGGGGGCTTGTGGCTTATGATATGGTCAGGGGAGACCTCCAGCTTTTCAGGGCAAAGGCCATATTGTTCGCAACAGGCGGTTATGGACGGGCGTATGGGATCACCTCAAATGCCCATGCCAATACCGGGGACGGACTGGCACTAGCATATCGTGCGGGTGTACCCCTGCAGGACATGGAATTCGTTCAATTCCATCCTACCGGACTGTACAGGCACGGGATATTGATAACAGAAGGGGCACGGGGGGAAGGGGGGTATTTGATCAACAAAGATGGAGAGCGGTTCATGGAACGGTATGCGCCACATAACATGGAACTTGCCTCCAGGGATGTCGTTTCCAGGGCTGTCCAGACCGAGATAGATGAGGGACGGGGAATAGACGGCTCTATCCACCTTGACCTGAGGCATCTGAAAAAAGAGCTCATTATGTCCCGGCTCTCCCAGATACATGATATTGCCCTTAGTTTCTCGGGGATAGACTGTATTATAGACCCTATTCCCATTCAACCTACGGCCCACTATTCCATGGGTGGCATACCTACCGATGCCGACGGCAGGGTACCGGGCACCAGCGGCCTGTTCGCAGCAGGGGAGTGTGCCTGCGTGAGTGTGCACGGAGCAAATCGCCTGGGCGGAAATTCAATGCTTGAGACCATAGTTTTTGGCAGGCGTGCAGGAATAAAGGCAGCAGAGTATGTAAAAAGGACTGCCCTGCAACCGATACCTGCTGATGCGCTACCCCTTGTTGAACACGATATCAACCTCATGATGGACGGGAAAGGCGAAGAGAATGCAGCCGACATCAGGGCGCAACTCCAGTCAAACATGACCCAGAAGTGCGGAATATTCAGGAATATTGACGGACTGACACACATGCGACAATTAATAATAGCACTCAAGGAACGGTTCAACAGTATTGGGTTCAGGGACAGGGGCATGACCTTCAATACTGAACTTGTCGAGGCCCTGGAACTGAAAAATATATTGGATTTTTCCGAGGTCATCGTGGCCGGGGCCATCGCAAGGGAAGAAAGCAGGGGAGCGCATTCACGGACCGATTTCCCAATGCGGGATGATGAGCACTGGATGAAACATACACTGGCATACAGAGGTGAGCAGGGACCTGTGCTGGACTATAAACCGGTTACCATGACCAGGTACAGCCCGCAGAGGAGGGTGTATTAG
- the truD gene encoding tRNA pseudouridine(13) synthase TruD produces MTTSLISPGIEQDTGVLVYATSTPGLGGIIRQVPEDFVVEELTNREEQETGKYLICTLTKKNWDTHHLVRDISRILRISQQRIGLAGTKDKQALTTQKISIYDMDIPDLERVQLRDVTIIPVGRSNKQVSLGDLWGNRFRITIRKIPQPVDEVNTLMGLTSSQIREQDGVPNFFGIQRFGIQRPITHLVGKKLVEGDIEGAALDYIARPCPGESEDARQVRQYVLDTLDFKSGLEKYPLRLRYERAMMSHLVEKPGDYAGAFMSLSPNLRKMFVHAYQSFLFNLMISRRLEGGLPINKALVGDIVCFKNAAGLPDPARTQMVAEDTLDGINNLVRRGRAFVTVPVYGYDTPMGEGLPGKIEMSVIEDKKVDFKGFMMPGLPELASRGLRREIIIPVDPTSRVVEDTLNPGCTAVGLEFDLQKGAYATTVLREFMKVSPE; encoded by the coding sequence ATGACCACTTCACTTATATCCCCGGGAATTGAGCAGGACACTGGCGTACTTGTGTATGCAACTTCCACGCCCGGCCTGGGTGGTATCATCAGGCAGGTACCCGAGGATTTCGTGGTGGAAGAGCTGACGAACAGGGAAGAGCAGGAAACAGGAAAATATCTCATCTGCACTCTTACCAAAAAGAACTGGGATACCCACCATCTGGTAAGGGACATATCAAGGATACTTCGTATCAGCCAGCAACGTATCGGTCTGGCTGGCACCAAGGACAAGCAGGCTCTGACCACCCAGAAGATCAGTATATATGATATGGACATCCCTGACCTTGAGCGTGTTCAATTAAGGGATGTAACGATCATTCCCGTGGGGCGGTCCAATAAACAGGTGAGCCTGGGTGACCTGTGGGGAAATAGGTTCAGGATAACTATCCGAAAGATACCACAGCCGGTGGATGAAGTAAACACTTTGATGGGGCTCACATCCTCGCAGATACGTGAGCAGGATGGAGTACCCAACTTTTTCGGCATCCAGAGATTTGGTATCCAGCGTCCGATCACCCATCTTGTGGGTAAAAAGCTGGTCGAAGGTGACATAGAAGGCGCGGCCCTTGATTACATAGCCCGCCCGTGCCCGGGAGAGTCAGAGGATGCCCGGCAGGTCCGGCAGTATGTACTGGATACCCTTGATTTCAAGAGCGGGCTTGAAAAGTATCCTCTGCGCCTTCGATACGAGCGTGCCATGATGAGCCACCTGGTAGAAAAGCCAGGGGACTATGCAGGTGCTTTTATGTCTCTTTCCCCTAACCTGAGGAAAATGTTCGTGCATGCTTACCAGTCTTTCCTGTTCAATCTTATGATCAGCCGCAGGCTGGAGGGGGGGTTACCCATCAACAAGGCACTGGTTGGGGATATAGTCTGTTTCAAGAATGCTGCAGGGCTTCCTGACCCTGCAAGAACACAGATGGTGGCTGAGGATACACTTGATGGTATCAATAACCTGGTGCGAAGGGGCCGGGCATTTGTGACAGTGCCGGTCTACGGATATGACACGCCCATGGGGGAAGGATTGCCCGGGAAGATTGAAATGTCAGTTATCGAAGATAAAAAGGTGGATTTCAAAGGGTTCATGATGCCGGGTTTGCCGGAACTGGCCAGCAGGGGACTGCGCCGCGAGATTATTATTCCGGTTGATCCCACATCCAGGGTGGTGGAGGATACGCTGAATCCCGGATGTACAGCAGTGGGATTGGAATTTGACCTGCAAAAAGGGGCTTATGCCACAACAGTATTGCGGGAATTCATGAAGGTCAGCCCGGAATAA
- a CDS encoding RAD55 family ATPase, translating into MERYSLGIDKLDENINGIRGGSNIMIIGPPMSGKETIVNNIVYKGLKTGDAAVIVTTREPGENVVDWFNYNNLDIPLDHLGIVDCVTKTLGVPTSDTETIRRASSPVDLTGIGVKISQFLEEFWMKKNIRKTWLCINSLSTILMYSNIQTVFRFLHVFTGRVKASGAIGIYVVEDGMHDNQAVATLKQLFDGVIEIRQENDIHYIRTTGMSQKPSPWYEYSIEGAKLVLKDGE; encoded by the coding sequence ATGGAACGTTATTCCCTGGGCATTGATAAACTGGATGAGAACATAAACGGGATAAGAGGTGGTTCGAATATCATGATAATCGGACCGCCCATGAGCGGTAAGGAAACCATTGTCAACAATATTGTCTACAAGGGATTAAAAACAGGTGACGCTGCGGTAATTGTAACCACACGGGAACCCGGCGAGAATGTTGTTGATTGGTTCAATTATAATAATCTGGATATTCCCCTGGACCATCTTGGCATTGTAGATTGTGTGACCAAGACGTTGGGCGTCCCCACATCTGATACGGAAACTATCAGGAGGGCATCCAGTCCTGTTGATCTGACCGGTATCGGGGTTAAGATCAGTCAATTCCTCGAAGAATTCTGGATGAAAAAGAACATACGAAAGACCTGGCTATGTATCAACTCATTATCAACTATTTTGATGTATTCCAATATCCAGACCGTTTTCCGGTTCCTGCATGTTTTCACGGGAAGGGTAAAAGCTTCAGGGGCTATTGGTATTTATGTAGTGGAAGATGGGATGCATGATAACCAGGCTGTTGCCACTTTAAAACAACTTTTTGATGGTGTTATTGAAATAAGGCAGGAAAATGATATTCATTACATCAGGACAACGGGCATGAGCCAGAAACCATCTCCCTGGTACGAGTACTCAATTGAAGGAGCGAAACTTGTTTTAAAGGATGGTGAGTGA
- a CDS encoding GTP-binding protein, which translates to MAETGIPKLDEYLNGGIPKGKSMIYFNHPGVEGDVFGMQTLYHNLAKGGTCVYVTSSANPETLKDQFNDLGWNIRQYGERLLIIDGYSSLIGGLSNENYVVSDPESIDSMTEMIDRAMRDVPKGSIIMVGSLSTIMDLCGEEDTLNAVKMWNKMAMVKEHVFIYNFTAWPYDENTLKRIKNEIFNCVISIGGIAERVIFGQYFGVLKADWSKIEMNSMLFRILRPGGIRIYIPKILVTGPFNAGKSSFIHSLSTRAVSVDRLGTTIALDHGHIDYKGFSADIFGTPGQERFDPIIKMISGEAMGIFLVVDSTLPKDFVRAKQMLDITKGYGLPYIIVANKQDLPGALSVNEIRNHFNIPEDVPIVPTVATSKKGIYEAFDILVQKITGGN; encoded by the coding sequence TTGGCTGAAACGGGTATACCAAAACTGGATGAATACCTGAACGGAGGAATCCCTAAAGGGAAATCGATGATATATTTCAACCATCCTGGTGTTGAAGGTGATGTGTTTGGCATGCAGACCCTTTACCACAATCTCGCAAAGGGTGGTACCTGTGTGTACGTGACATCCAGTGCAAACCCGGAAACCTTGAAGGACCAGTTCAATGATTTAGGGTGGAATATCCGGCAATACGGTGAACGGCTTTTAATAATTGATGGATATTCATCCTTGATTGGTGGACTTTCGAACGAGAATTATGTGGTTTCTGACCCGGAAAGTATTGACAGCATGACTGAGATGATAGACCGCGCCATGAGGGATGTGCCGAAAGGTTCGATCATCATGGTCGGTTCTTTATCGACGATAATGGACCTGTGTGGTGAGGAGGATACCCTTAATGCCGTAAAGATGTGGAACAAGATGGCAATGGTGAAGGAACACGTATTCATTTACAATTTCACGGCATGGCCTTATGATGAAAATACCCTGAAACGCATTAAAAATGAGATTTTCAACTGTGTCATAAGCATTGGAGGTATTGCGGAACGTGTCATTTTCGGGCAGTACTTTGGTGTGCTTAAAGCGGACTGGTCAAAAATTGAAATGAACTCAATGTTGTTCAGGATATTGCGACCGGGGGGTATAAGGATATATATACCAAAGATACTGGTAACAGGACCATTTAATGCAGGAAAGTCATCTTTTATCCATTCCCTGTCTACCAGAGCAGTATCGGTGGACCGGCTTGGTACAACAATCGCTCTTGACCACGGTCATATCGACTATAAAGGCTTTAGCGCTGATATTTTCGGGACTCCGGGTCAGGAACGTTTCGATCCTATTATTAAAATGATAAGTGGTGAAGCCATGGGGATTTTCCTGGTAGTGGATTCAACATTACCCAAAGATTTTGTAAGAGCAAAACAAATGCTGGATATTACCAAAGGGTATGGTCTTCCGTATATTATTGTTGCCAATAAGCAAGACTTGCCGGGTGCCCTGTCTGTGAATGAGATCCGCAATCACTTTAATATACCAGAAGATGTACCTATTGTTCCAACAGTAGCGACCAGTAAGAAAGGTATATATGAAGCATTTGATATACTGGTGCAAAAAATTACCGGAGGTAACTAA
- a CDS encoding roadblock/LC7 domain-containing protein → MESTIDMLEKVLTDLKKVGGVEASAAASRDGLLMKAIMPSGQHAETFAAMSATMLGAAETATTELGKGIPERVIVESDHGKLIATGAGPKALLVLLTTPDAGLGLILLELDKAARKVKELL, encoded by the coding sequence ATGGAATCGACTATTGATATGCTCGAGAAAGTGCTCACTGACCTGAAGAAAGTGGGTGGAGTCGAAGCCAGTGCTGCTGCCAGTCGTGATGGGCTGTTGATGAAAGCAATTATGCCTTCGGGACAACATGCGGAAACTTTTGCTGCAATGTCAGCCACTATGCTGGGTGCAGCAGAGACTGCCACCACAGAGTTGGGAAAAGGCATTCCTGAGCGGGTCATTGTGGAATCGGACCATGGCAAACTGATCGCGACAGGTGCGGGACCCAAAGCCCTGTTGGTACTGTTGACAACGCCTGATGCAGGACTTGGACTGATATTACTTGAACTGGACAAGGCTGCACGGAAAGTAAAGGAACTTTTGTAG
- a CDS encoding YhbY family RNA-binding protein — translation MNLTTYDLKRDAVHLSPLLNVGKNGITDSLVEELLNQLKQNKLVKIKILKSAAVGSTDRMALAEELSRRTGTQLVEVRGSNAVLYQKRGRK, via the coding sequence ATGAATCTAACGACGTATGACCTGAAACGTGATGCTGTGCATTTGAGCCCTCTATTGAATGTGGGCAAGAACGGCATTACTGATTCTCTTGTGGAAGAACTGCTAAATCAACTTAAGCAGAATAAACTTGTGAAAATAAAAATACTTAAATCAGCAGCTGTTGGTAGCACTGACCGCATGGCGTTGGCAGAGGAGCTATCAAGGCGAACCGGTACCCAGCTTGTGGAAGTACGGGGAAGTAATGCTGTATTGTACCAGAAAAGAGGGCGAAAATAG
- a CDS encoding 30S ribosomal protein S19e — protein MTTLYDVPADALIKNVAQKLKDESMVESPAWSAKVKTGVHKELSPVDPDWFYVRCASVVRRIYIDGPVGISRLRSFYGGKKRRGVATATHAKGSGSVISEAVQQLEKAGLVKTLKQGRVISPAGRSLLDNIAHETKAGLLDQYPGLEKY, from the coding sequence ATGACAACTTTGTACGATGTACCTGCTGATGCATTGATTAAGAATGTGGCACAGAAATTGAAAGATGAGAGCATGGTGGAATCACCTGCATGGTCTGCAAAGGTCAAGACCGGTGTTCACAAGGAACTATCACCCGTTGACCCTGACTGGTTCTATGTAAGGTGCGCGTCTGTCGTGCGCAGGATATATATTGACGGTCCTGTAGGTATTTCCAGGCTCAGAAGCTTCTATGGCGGCAAAAAGCGCAGAGGAGTAGCAACTGCCACCCATGCAAAAGGTAGCGGGTCTGTCATAAGTGAAGCAGTCCAGCAGCTTGAGAAAGCTGGTCTTGTAAAAACCCTGAAACAGGGTAGAGTAATATCTCCTGCAGGCAGGTCCTTGCTTGACAACATAGCACATGAAACGAAAGCAGGATTACTTGACCAATACCCTGGTCTTGAGAAGTATTAA
- a CDS encoding DNA-binding protein, with protein MGADELEDIRRRKMELLRQQQQQGQMSDAQSMAQQEQARAEMESRKQAIMRSILTSEARERLNTLRMTKPEMVESVESQLIGLAQSGRLQGKLDDAKLRNILMQIQPKKRDMSITRK; from the coding sequence ATGGGCGCAGACGAACTTGAGGATATAAGGCGTCGAAAAATGGAGCTGTTGCGGCAGCAACAGCAGCAGGGGCAAATGTCGGATGCCCAGTCCATGGCCCAGCAGGAACAGGCCCGGGCCGAGATGGAATCCAGGAAACAGGCTATAATGCGTTCCATCCTTACTTCTGAAGCAAGAGAACGCCTGAATACGCTGCGAATGACCAAACCTGAAATGGTTGAAAGTGTCGAATCACAGCTTATTGGATTAGCCCAGTCAGGAAGGTTACAGGGTAAACTGGACGACGCTAAACTGAGAAATATCTTGATGCAGATACAGCCGAAAAAACGCGATATGAGCATTACGCGCAAATGA
- a CDS encoding alpha hydrolase: MKVSVLFSSGKDSSLAAILLEPFFQVELVTINFGISPTYEFAAQSARKLGIPHGVLALPSTLVEEAASMLIEDGSPGRAINHLHQQALEAVCSRSDVHIVADGTRRDDRVPLLALPQVQSLEDRHNIMYVRPLIGYGRSAIDALVRQHLEVVQAQSDTVDKADYEAELRAFIRKQYNEGESMVERSFPEHIQSHVINRIYP; the protein is encoded by the coding sequence ATGAAAGTAAGCGTACTTTTCAGCAGTGGAAAGGATAGCTCACTGGCAGCGATTCTGCTTGAACCTTTTTTTCAGGTGGAACTTGTTACCATTAACTTTGGAATTTCACCAACGTATGAATTTGCAGCACAATCTGCTCGTAAACTTGGGATACCGCATGGCGTACTGGCATTGCCCTCCACGCTTGTCGAGGAGGCAGCATCCATGTTGATTGAGGATGGTTCACCCGGACGGGCCATCAATCATCTTCACCAGCAGGCTTTAGAGGCTGTTTGTTCACGGTCCGATGTGCATATAGTGGCCGATGGAACGCGCAGGGATGACCGGGTGCCGTTGCTTGCCCTGCCCCAGGTACAAAGTCTTGAAGACAGGCATAACATCATGTACGTGCGTCCTCTTATCGGGTACGGGCGGTCTGCTATTGATGCACTGGTCAGGCAACATCTTGAGGTTGTGCAGGCGCAAAGTGATACGGTGGATAAGGCCGACTATGAGGCCGAACTCAGGGCGTTCATACGAAAACAATATAATGAAGGTGAGAGTATGGTGGAGCGTTCATTCCCCGAACATATACAATCACACGTAATTAATCGAATATACCCTTAA
- a CDS encoding 50S ribosomal protein L39e, whose product MSQKTKGKKIRLAKAHNQNQRVPSWAIIKTNRAVSTHPKRRHWRRSSMNLG is encoded by the coding sequence ATGAGTCAGAAGACAAAAGGTAAGAAGATACGATTGGCCAAGGCGCACAATCAGAACCAGAGGGTCCCTTCATGGGCCATAATAAAGACCAATCGGGCCGTTTCGACCCATCCGAAGAGACGGCATTGGAGACGTAGCAGTATGAATTTAGGGTAA
- a CDS encoding 50S ribosomal protein L31e translates to MVQIGEEQVYTIPLRDAKLAPRWARSKRAVKVVFRFLEQHTKTDRELIRVDPKISEKIWERGSEKPPRKIRVKTMKFEDGILEAELAAE, encoded by the coding sequence ATGGTACAAATTGGTGAAGAACAGGTATATACGATACCGCTCAGGGATGCTAAGCTTGCACCGCGTTGGGCGCGCAGCAAAAGGGCAGTTAAAGTAGTGTTCAGATTTCTCGAGCAACATACTAAAACAGACCGTGAACTTATCAGGGTCGATCCTAAGATAAGTGAAAAGATATGGGAGCGAGGATCAGAAAAACCGCCCCGTAAGATACGTGTCAAAACGATGAAGTTTGAAGATGGCATCTTGGAAGCCGAACTTGCAGCTGAATGA
- a CDS encoding translation initiation factor IF-6 encodes MEHRTNLQGVSVLGVFARSTEEFVLVPGEAGDEFIQTTENALSVTAIPTSVDGSSVIGSLSCGNSTGFLVSERINDSELTRIRKYVPAQRLKGIYTAAGNNILLNDSAALVNPNLSDKMVEKIGTFLGVDVYRGTVGGLKTVGMAGCVTNKGILVHPRSSKFELDRLSEIFELPVDIGTVNLGSPLVGSGLLANSKGFVVGTETTGHEMGRIVDALGYV; translated from the coding sequence ATGGAACACAGGACTAACCTGCAGGGAGTGTCAGTACTTGGAGTATTTGCCAGGAGTACTGAGGAATTTGTGCTGGTTCCCGGTGAAGCTGGTGATGAGTTCATACAGACCACCGAGAATGCTCTTAGTGTTACCGCTATCCCCACATCTGTCGACGGTAGTAGTGTTATAGGTTCCTTATCCTGCGGTAACAGCACGGGATTCCTTGTTTCAGAGCGGATCAATGACTCAGAGCTGACCCGGATAAGAAAATACGTACCTGCTCAAAGACTTAAGGGTATTTACACGGCAGCAGGTAATAATATATTGTTGAATGATTCAGCTGCGCTGGTAAATCCCAATCTGTCCGATAAGATGGTAGAGAAGATCGGTACATTCCTGGGTGTAGATGTTTACAGGGGCACTGTAGGGGGACTTAAGACAGTAGGGATGGCGGGTTGCGTTACGAATAAAGGTATTTTGGTCCACCCGAGGTCCAGCAAGTTTGAACTGGACCGCCTGAGTGAAATATTCGAACTGCCTGTGGACATAGGCACGGTCAACCTGGGCTCACCGCTTGTGGGTTCTGGTCTGCTTGCTAATTCAAAGGGATTTGTGGTGGGCACGGAGACTACCGGGCATGAGATGGGCCGGATAGTGGATGCCCTGGGATACGTTTGA
- a CDS encoding HAD family hydrolase translates to MQSGIAVVFDSAGTLLHMYRVAKNTITGEYLDDIITTDLVGRHSHCGLVILHTNPDRIMNCNHYTRIYDFIQENNIEIDLSCSSSPITLDQVRKTFELDTRTTMQDLHEVITIIRNKCPDIFYLGVGIIVEIQSNTIVYTVCTGGRPFTNTPVALKTLKKWGVDTFIASGDSMRNLEVLARVMDIPIERVYDVATPLKKEWVIRHLKKHYNKVVMVGDGINDILALREADKGVVSIQQIGVCHERLSCEADIIITDIKQILKIIEEIKEK, encoded by the coding sequence ATGCAATCAGGAATAGCAGTTGTGTTCGACAGTGCCGGTACACTCTTACACATGTACAGAGTGGCAAAGAACACCATCACTGGTGAATACCTTGACGATATCATTACAACTGACCTGGTTGGACGTCACTCCCACTGTGGACTGGTCATACTCCATACCAACCCTGACAGGATCATGAACTGCAATCACTATACCAGGATATACGACTTTATTCAGGAAAATAACATCGAGATCGACCTGAGCTGCTCAAGCAGTCCGATCACCCTGGACCAGGTACGAAAAACATTTGAACTTGACACCAGGACCACTATGCAGGACCTGCATGAAGTGATAACAATAATAAGGAACAAATGTCCTGATATATTCTACCTGGGCGTAGGGATCATCGTGGAAATTCAGTCCAACACCATTGTATATACCGTCTGTACGGGCGGGAGGCCTTTCACCAACACCCCTGTTGCCCTGAAAACATTAAAAAAGTGGGGTGTAGATACGTTCATAGCTTCAGGGGACAGCATGCGCAATCTGGAGGTACTTGCACGGGTGATGGACATACCCATAGAGAGAGTGTATGATGTTGCTACACCCCTGAAAAAAGAGTGGGTTATCAGGCACCTGAAAAAACACTACAATAAGGTAGTCATGGTAGGAGATGGTATTAATGATATCCTGGCGCTGCGTGAAGCAGATAAAGGCGTGGTGTCCATCCAGCAGATAGGGGTATGCCATGAAAGATTATCCTGTGAAGCTGATATTATCATCACGGACATCAAACAGATCTTAAAAATAATTGAGGAAATAAAGGAAAAGTAA
- a CDS encoding 30S ribosomal protein S8e: MRYQGKSRRKYTGGRLVRSKGKRKLELGREAAEPHLAATRRKNVDTLGGNRKVRLLRCNIANVTDPSSNTTKQVSIETVTGNTANLYYIRRNILTKGSIIRTEMGNARVTSRPGQDGVVNAVLVKE, from the coding sequence ATGAGATATCAGGGAAAATCAAGACGAAAATATACAGGTGGGCGACTCGTACGGTCTAAGGGCAAAAGGAAGCTGGAATTGGGTCGAGAGGCCGCAGAACCTCACCTGGCCGCGACCAGGCGTAAGAATGTTGACACTCTTGGCGGTAACAGGAAGGTACGCCTCTTAAGATGCAATATTGCCAATGTCACTGACCCTTCAAGTAACACTACCAAACAGGTTTCAATTGAAACCGTGACCGGAAATACAGCAAATCTGTATTACATAAGAAGGAATATCCTGACCAAAGGTTCAATCATCAGGACCGAGATGGGGAATGCCAGGGTTACAAGCAGGCCCGGCCAGGATGGTGTGGTGAACGCTGTACTTGTCAAAGAGTAA
- a CDS encoding carboxymuconolactone decarboxylase family protein: MELEDIDRILKKDPKEAVKELLDQVEDYYGEVPYILQFMKDMPDVLIPKVMYDNSIMREIKRLDRKTIELISIGVSAALRCTHCLDMHLRVAERMDIPRDEIFDAILIAGTLSNASVLAYGTRAMDAEKVDKGYQTRDKESHTCDVCNITGEID, translated from the coding sequence CTGGAATTAGAGGATATCGACAGAATATTGAAAAAAGACCCAAAAGAAGCTGTTAAAGAGTTACTTGACCAGGTGGAGGATTACTATGGCGAGGTTCCTTATATACTTCAGTTCATGAAGGATATGCCAGATGTTCTGATACCCAAGGTAATGTATGACAATTCTATTATGCGTGAGATTAAACGTCTTGACAGAAAGACCATAGAATTGATATCAATCGGTGTGTCAGCAGCTCTTCGCTGTACCCATTGCCTGGATATGCACCTGCGGGTTGCAGAAAGAATGGATATACCCAGGGACGAAATATTTGATGCTATACTTATCGCGGGCACCCTTTCCAACGCGTCAGTTCTTGCTTATGGTACAAGGGCAATGGATGCGGAAAAGGTTGATAAGGGATATCAGACCCGGGATAAAGAAAGCCATACCTGTGATGTTTGTAACATTACAGGTGAAATTGATTGA